From the genome of Mucilaginibacter paludis DSM 18603:
TGTTTAGGCCACCACAGCGCAATACCGGTCAGGGCCATAACAAACAGGATCAGCGTCGCCGTACCAACTATATAATGGCCGACCTCGTATTTCAGCTGCAACGAAGTGTGCAGGGCATACATGACCCAGATCAGTTCGCGCCGGTTGTCGACAATGCCCAGCACTTTACCGGTATAGCGGTCCACATAAACCTGTTCATTAACTAAATAAGCCGATTGATAATACCAGGACGGGTGCGGGTTGAGTTTGACTACGTCAAATACGACCGACTTACGCGGATCACGTTCCCGCGCTACGTAGGTAATGTCCCGGCCAGGTTCTACCCGTTTAGCACTCCTGATCAAAATATCCACGGGCAGCTCCTGCCGTCCGATTGCCGATACATAGACCAGATCGCGGTGCAGCCAGTTCGTCAATTCCGTCTGCCAGACAAATACAGCTGCGCCAAATAAACTAATAAAAACCACCAGCCCGGACGCGAGGCCGAGCCAGAGGTGTAATTTGCCGGCTATCTTTTTAACCATTAATAGAATTTATAGCTTAAGTTTAACGAATAAGAACGGGTAGGCTGCGGCTGCATGAACGGCCCCCAATATTGCACGTTTGTTAAATTATCCACTTTTAAGCCGATACGGTATTTCCCGCGGTCATAAAAAGCGGTCGAGCTCAATAATACGTATGATGGTACGGTCACCAGATCCGTATCATCGCCATACGAACTGCTCGAGTAATTACCGCCAAAACCTAGGCCAAAGCCTTTTAAAGCCCCCCTACGGAGCGCGTAGCTGGCCCAGCCGTTGATCAAATGCTTAGGAGTGCCATAGGGCCTTTTGCCCTGGATGTCGGCGTCAGCCTTGGTAAATTCACTGATATTGTAACCATAGCCCAGCAGGATGTTCAGGCCATTTACCGGGTTAGCTACTAGTTCCGCCTCCAGTCCCTTGCTGCTTTGCGTTGCATCCTGTAAATAAAAGTTCGTGTTAGCCGGATCGGTACGTAATTTATCTTTCACCAGGATGTCATAGTAGCTTAGTGTAGCCGACCATTTATTATTCGCGCTCTCCATTTTGAAGCCGCCTTCATATTGAAAGGCTTGTTCAGGCTTAAATAACTTACCATCCTCAGCTTTGGCATTGGTATAGCTGAATCCGTTCTGGTAGTTAGCAAACGCAGATAAGGTACCTTTGATCAGTTGGTAAACGGCACCGAATTTAGGTGACGCCTTGGTTTGGCTAAAAGCGCCGGTATAAGTGTCTGTATTAATGTCATGAGAACCGTGATCATCGTAATGATCGATCCGAACCGAAGCCAAAACATTCAGGCGGTCGGTAATATTGATCACATCCGCGAAATAAACGGCGGAATTAAAGGTGTTCTGATCCGATGGAGATCTCTTTAGCGTGTCTATCGCTTTATCAAAAGCCGAACGGCTTACAAAGAAGTTGCCTGGCTGTGTATAGTTGATCACATCGAAATTAGTTGACACGTAGTAATATGGGTCCTGGCGGTAAGCGGTATAATCAAATCCTAACAACAAACGGTGACGCATGCCGCCGAGCTGCACGTCTCCGGTAAAATTTTGCTGGATTTCGGTCTGGTGGTACTTGTCCGATAACAAGCCAACCTGGCGAATCATCTGGTGATCATCTAAAATATATTTATCCAGAAACATCTGATGAGGCGCGTAAACCCCGTTCAAGGTGAAAAGAGTCTGGGATTTCCATTGTTTACTGAACTGGTAGTTAGCCTGTAGATAAATATTATAATTGGTTAGCTTGGTGTCGATATCATTGCCCTGGTAGCTGCGGTTATAATCCAGCGGAATATCCTTATAGCTTTTTCCGGCCCAGTAAGTATTATCGGCCAGGTTGAAACCATTGATGGAGCCGGTATGGCGCTGATACAGTTCCGCTTCAAAGTTAAAAGTCAGTTTATTGCTGGCTTTATAGGTGAGGCTCGGTGCTATAAAGTAATTATGCTCAAAGCCGGCATCCTGAAAATTGCCGCTATGATCGGCAGCCGCATTCAGGCGGAATAATACCTTTTTATCGCTGCTTAACGGCGTGTTCACATCAGCGGTGACGCGGTTTAAACCAAAGCTACCGCCCGTGTAAGACAGTTCGGTAAATGCGGTGTCTAAAGGTTTCTTGGTGACACGGTTGATCAAACCACCATAAGAGATTACTGAAGAACTGAATAAGGTACCCGAAGGGCCTTTGATCACTTCAATTCGGTCGATATTGGCGGGATCAATCGCCGAAAATTGATAAGCGGCTAAACCGTTGCGCATCCAGTTACCTGTGATGAAACCGCGCATCATCGTATAGGAGCGTCCGTTTCCAGCTTGCGCAATAGTAGAGGTACCTGAAGCATTTCGCATCGCGGTTTTATAATCAACGATGTTTTGTTCACGCAGCAGTTCGCTGGAGATCACCGAATATACTTGCGGATTTTCCAGGTTGGCCAGCGGCATACGTGCCACCATGTCGGATGTCTTATCACCGAATTTTAGCCGGTGGTTAGCACTGATCACTACATCCGCTAACTGCCTTGCATCCTGTTTCAGGCTAAGATTAACAACCAACGTTTGACCGCCTACAACTTTGACCGGCTGTTCATAGCCGATCAAGCCGATTGCACTTAATTTCAGGGTATAGGTTCCGGCCTTGATCTTCGTTAACTGGTAATGTCCTTGTTCATCAGTAATTGTGCCTCTGGTAGTGCCCAATAAACCGATGGTAATAGCGGCGGCGGGTTGACCATCAGAAGTTTTGATGGTGCCTTTAATCGTTCCGGTTTGGGCGAAAGCGGTGACCGAAGCGAGCACCAAAAGAAAAGTAAAGTAAATGTTCTTACTCCATAGTGAAGAATTCATAGTTTTGTTCAAATGATTAATGGGTTGAAGGATCTGTTAACACTGGCCCGGTGTGAAGTTTGGCGATGGATCACCGGGTTTTTTATGGACTATTTTGATTGCATAGGCGTTTACTAAAATTGTGCGGTCGCAAAGTAAATGCTTATTTAGAATAATTCCAAATAAAAACAAAAGACTTCCGCCTATTGGGCCCTATTACTCATAATTCCGGGAATAGAATAAAAAATCTACAACCTAAGCTGCCAAAAACTGTAGATAGCACCCAGGCTTGTTCCATGAGAACGCAGAGGAAACTTGTTTATTAATAGGTGTGCAGAATTTAAATTACATTTAACGATCACAAAACGACAATGACAAAGAAGCTTTTACTATACCTTATCTTAATTTTCGTTTGCGCGGAACATGTTTTTTCACAGTCAAAAAATATCAGAAAAAATGATGAATTTTCTGCTTTTCAAATTGGGGAACCTGAAGAAGAAGGCTTTTCCTCCTCGAAATTAAGCGCTATCTTCCCCTATGTCCGGAATCAACAGGTAAATGTCCACAGCCTTATGATTATAAGGAATGATAAAATCATCTTTGATGCCTATTTTTATCCTTATGCTAATGGTTTGCAACATGATATCGCATCCTGTACAAAATCAATTACCTCTTTATTGATAGGTATAGCCATAGATAAAGGATTTATCCGTGATGAAAATGAATTAGTTAAAAATTATTTTCCGAAAATTAAGTCTTACAGTAAAAACTTCCAAACATTAACTATAAAAGACTTACTTACCATGACCTCAGGTTTGGATTGCGGGGGTGATAATGAAGAAACCTTATTTTCCGGGCTTTTTAAAGCATCCGACTGGTCGGCGTATATTTTTAACATTCCAAGCACAAACACACCTGGGAAGCAATTCTCTTATTGCAGTTGTAATTTCTATCTGCTTGCCGAGATTCTATACCGTACTACAAAGTTATCTCCCGAAAAATTTGCGGATAAATACCTGTTTAAACCAATGGGGATTAAGAATTTCTACTGGACGAAAAATAATAAAGGTGTTAATTATGGATGGGGAGATCTGGCCCTCAAGCCATATGATATGGCTAAAATAGGACGTTTATTATTGAATAATGGTAAATGGAATGGTGCCCAGCTTATTTCAGCGGATTATATCAGGAAAGCAACTAATATACAAATTCCTTTTAGTGGCGGCAAAGGATATGGTTATGGATTTTGGGTCGATAATGACCATTCTTTCCAGGCAGTAGGCCGGGGCGGCCAAAGAATTCACGTTGATAGGTTATATAATGCCATCGTCGTCGCTACCGGCGGTGGTTATGACTGGGATGAAAAAGGAGGATTAGATGAACTTATTGGACATTCCGTTCAACTGGCCGCTTTAAATAAAAATCAACCTGCCTCTGATAGTCTGAATGTAGCTATAGCCAATGCCTCAAAAATGAGCCGCATTCTGCCTGTAGAAAGTTTTGCAAACGCTCGTAAGGATCTTTTATTCAACCGTACGTTGATTTTTGGAAAAAACAGCATGAATATTTCGACGGCCCGAATCATCACCTCCGGTTATGCTGATACTATATTCAGAATTACCAACTCATCAGGAAAGGTTGTCAATTATCCATTAGGCATAGGAACAAAATATCGTTATTTTAAGGATACTCCTTCGAACCATGTCTATGCAATCAGAGGTTATTGGAAATCGCAAGATGACTTCGTGATAGATTTTAATACATTAACCAAAATCAATGACAATAAAATTAATTTCAAGTTAAAAGACAAAGCGATTCAAGTAACAATTAAAGAAGGAACTCAGGCTATAAATGATACGGTGCGAGTTCACTTTGACGGTAATTAATAAATTCGCAACTCACAAGGTCAATACTTAAATTACCCCTTCTATAGTATTTTTAGAGGAACCTTATCACAAGTAAGCAGGGTTGCTTACTTAATATGATGAAATACAATATTTGTAGGGGAAAAACTCAACATATAAATGTCTTTTTATTGAAATAATAGATATTTTAATTCAGCGTCCGGATCCATTTTTATTGTAATAAGTGATACGGTTTTCTTCTTGCCTTGAATTTAACCGGAGCAAGTCACCGAGAACATAAGATTGTATCACCCGCTGCAATAATCGTGGTGGGTACCGCTGTTTAATTTGCTCCTGGCTATCCATATAAATATCCCAGGCTTCAGCGCCTTTGGTAAAATAACCATCTCCAATAAGCTTTTCCATCAATGCCTGAAGTCTAACTGTAATGGCATCTACATTTTCGTTTTGCCTGGTATAATCTATTTTATCCTCCATAATCTTATAAAGCAGTTCATTTGGCTTTCCTGCATTGACCCTGTAAACTGTATAATAATTTCTAAAAGAATCCTGGTCATAATCTGTCAGGATTTCTATTTTTTGTTGTGATATTGGATAGCCTGGAGTTAATGAGAGCAGTGTACAATCGAAAATAAGGGCCAAGCGGCTTAGGTCGGTCAAAAGGACAAGCGCATCGGTATCGAAAGCCTCGATTCTGCTGACCTGATCAGGTGGGTAACCCAATAAAAAGGATAGCTCTTCTTGTGTATAACCAGCGGCAATACGTTTCATTTGCAACCTGTAAATCATATCCACATAAAATGCGATGGTGCTATGCTCTTTTTGCATGATTGTTTAGGGCCTGATGAGCAGATAAATAAAAATGATAACGCCTAATTTGGCTTTTAAAATTCGAAGGGCTCTGTTAACCTGCTTGGATACATTATTTTCTGTGGTATCTAATCGTAATGCAATTTCCCTATTATTGAGTTGTTCGTTTCTGCTTAACTCAAATACGACTCTCATTTTACGAGGTAGCGCCTGAATTTCTTTATGGATATAGGCTTTCAGCTCTTTTTCCCGTACAAGGTGATCGGTTGAAGAATTACTGTTTGTAACTATATAATTATTTAAAGAGTGTATATACTTTGATTCGACCTTCTGACGAGCCAAAAGATTTAATATCTTATTTCTCATGGATATATACAAATAACCTGCAAGATTACCATCCGCGATTACAATGTCTCTTTTTAGCCAAAGGGAAGTAAATAAGTCTTGTATGACATCTTTAGCCTGCTCTTCATATTGTAGCTTTTTATAAGCATGAACCAATAGCAGGTAAGCGTATCTACGATATATTTCGGTAAAGGCAACGTGATCCGATTCTTTTAACAGATCGATCAATTCATTATCAGAAAGAATGCTGTAGTCGGCCATCAATGAGCATATTATCAGTGAATAATATGAACTTCTTTGAGGCCAGCTCTACCATGCCAAAAACAATAGGGCACGGTAGCTTGCTATCCTCTACAGCCTGGCTCTGGTGGGCCGACCGCTCCTTACGAAGCGGCCCCGAAGTATAGGAATAAGCAAGCACCGTACCCTATCGCTCGTATAGGGAACAGATGCCTAACTTACTCCGCTTCGGAAAATTTACCAGATTTAGCTGCGAAGCTCGTTTTTACAGTGCTCTATAATGTAAGTACTGCAAATTTATCAATTCCAATAGTTATCTCCTATAACTATTGTTCTCTATTTAATTCTTTGAAAATTCTATTAAATAATCGTTAAAGATAAGCGATAATTTGATGTTCGGAAAATTTTTCAGGTTGTAAAAGTTTGTATTTTAATTGTATTATTAGTAATATTGGTTGTAATTTACAAACAGGAGGTAGTTATGTTGAAAGAAAAAAAAGGCGTTGGCAAAATCCATATCGGTCCAAAGATCAGACGTCTAAGGCAGATAAAAGGAATTAGTCAAAAAGCATTTGCATCAGAATTACAGATTACACAACAAGCGGTGTCTAAAATCGAACAAAGCGAAATAGTCAATGAAGAAACACTTGGAAAAATCGCTGAAATATTAGGAGTATCTATGGAGGCAATCGTTAACTTTGATGATGATGCTTCTTTTAACAATTTTATAAATACTAATGAAGTGATTAATCAACGCTGCGATGTAACCAACCATTATCAGTCCATCGAAAAAATCACCGAACTTTATGAGAGATTGTTAAAAAGTGAAATTGAGAAAAATCAGCTTTTGAAAGACATTGCTGATTTA
Proteins encoded in this window:
- a CDS encoding TonB-dependent receptor; its protein translation is MNSSLWSKNIYFTFLLVLASVTAFAQTGTIKGTIKTSDGQPAAAITIGLLGTTRGTITDEQGHYQLTKIKAGTYTLKLSAIGLIGYEQPVKVVGGQTLVVNLSLKQDARQLADVVISANHRLKFGDKTSDMVARMPLANLENPQVYSVISSELLREQNIVDYKTAMRNASGTSTIAQAGNGRSYTMMRGFITGNWMRNGLAAYQFSAIDPANIDRIEVIKGPSGTLFSSSVISYGGLINRVTKKPLDTAFTELSYTGGSFGLNRVTADVNTPLSSDKKVLFRLNAAADHSGNFQDAGFEHNYFIAPSLTYKASNKLTFNFEAELYQRHTGSINGFNLADNTYWAGKSYKDIPLDYNRSYQGNDIDTKLTNYNIYLQANYQFSKQWKSQTLFTLNGVYAPHQMFLDKYILDDHQMIRQVGLLSDKYHQTEIQQNFTGDVQLGGMRHRLLLGFDYTAYRQDPYYYVSTNFDVINYTQPGNFFVSRSAFDKAIDTLKRSPSDQNTFNSAVYFADVINITDRLNVLASVRIDHYDDHGSHDINTDTYTGAFSQTKASPKFGAVYQLIKGTLSAFANYQNGFSYTNAKAEDGKLFKPEQAFQYEGGFKMESANNKWSATLSYYDILVKDKLRTDPANTNFYLQDATQSSKGLEAELVANPVNGLNILLGYGYNISEFTKADADIQGKRPYGTPKHLINGWASYALRRGALKGFGLGFGGNYSSSSYGDDTDLVTVPSYVLLSSTAFYDRGKYRIGLKVDNLTNVQYWGPFMQPQPTRSYSLNLSYKFY
- a CDS encoding serine hydrolase domain-containing protein → MTKKLLLYLILIFVCAEHVFSQSKNIRKNDEFSAFQIGEPEEEGFSSSKLSAIFPYVRNQQVNVHSLMIIRNDKIIFDAYFYPYANGLQHDIASCTKSITSLLIGIAIDKGFIRDENELVKNYFPKIKSYSKNFQTLTIKDLLTMTSGLDCGGDNEETLFSGLFKASDWSAYIFNIPSTNTPGKQFSYCSCNFYLLAEILYRTTKLSPEKFADKYLFKPMGIKNFYWTKNNKGVNYGWGDLALKPYDMAKIGRLLLNNGKWNGAQLISADYIRKATNIQIPFSGGKGYGYGFWVDNDHSFQAVGRGGQRIHVDRLYNAIVVATGGGYDWDEKGGLDELIGHSVQLAALNKNQPASDSLNVAIANASKMSRILPVESFANARKDLLFNRTLIFGKNSMNISTARIITSGYADTIFRITNSSGKVVNYPLGIGTKYRYFKDTPSNHVYAIRGYWKSQDDFVIDFNTLTKINDNKINFKLKDKAIQVTIKEGTQAINDTVRVHFDGN
- a CDS encoding helix-turn-helix domain-containing protein — encoded protein: MQKEHSTIAFYVDMIYRLQMKRIAAGYTQEELSFLLGYPPDQVSRIEAFDTDALVLLTDLSRLALIFDCTLLSLTPGYPISQQKIEILTDYDQDSFRNYYTVYRVNAGKPNELLYKIMEDKIDYTRQNENVDAITVRLQALMEKLIGDGYFTKGAEAWDIYMDSQEQIKQRYPPRLLQRVIQSYVLGDLLRLNSRQEENRITYYNKNGSGR
- a CDS encoding RNA polymerase sigma factor, whose product is MADYSILSDNELIDLLKESDHVAFTEIYRRYAYLLLVHAYKKLQYEEQAKDVIQDLFTSLWLKRDIVIADGNLAGYLYISMRNKILNLLARQKVESKYIHSLNNYIVTNSNSSTDHLVREKELKAYIHKEIQALPRKMRVVFELSRNEQLNNREIALRLDTTENNVSKQVNRALRILKAKLGVIIFIYLLIRP
- a CDS encoding helix-turn-helix domain-containing protein; this encodes MLKEKKGVGKIHIGPKIRRLRQIKGISQKAFASELQITQQAVSKIEQSEIVNEETLGKIAEILGVSMEAIVNFDDDASFNNFINTNEVINQRCDVTNHYQSIEKITELYERLLKSEIEKNQLLKDIADLKDNSNNRK